A genomic window from Salvia splendens isolate huo1 chromosome 11, SspV2, whole genome shotgun sequence includes:
- the LOC121756054 gene encoding putative late blight resistance protein homolog R1A-3, protein MRERLYKSLFGLRYLIVLDDMNVKSLFPDTNNGSRVVVTTRNADVANHSGDRVEMGFLDEDNSWHLFCQNAFAEKQGCPPELEETARKIVARCKGLPLAIIVAGGRLRKSPTDLANWENVAQSILYSTMSTS, encoded by the coding sequence ATGCGAGAAAGGTTATACAAGAGTTTATTCGGACTAAGGTATTTGATTGTTCTAGATGATATGAATGTGAAATCCTTGTTTCCGGATACAAACAATGGAAGTCGAGTTGTTGTGACTACTAGGAATGCGGATGTAGCCAATCACTCGGGCGATCGTGTTGAAATGGGTTTTCTGGACGAGGACAATAGTTGGCATCTCTTTTGTCAAAATGCATTTGCAGAGAAACAAGGTTGCCCTCCTGAGTTGGAGGAGACTGCAAGGAAGATAGTTGCACGGTGCAAAGGACTTCCCCTAGCAATTATTGTTGCCGGAGGCCGTCTCAGGAAGTCCCCAACGGATCTAGCCAACTGGGAGAATGTTGCACAATCAATTTTGTATTCTACAATGAGCACTTCTTGA
- the LOC121755622 gene encoding putative late blight resistance protein homolog R1B-14: MAAAFSALVSLQNNILLVDNHPNHTFPFEKEQINSLSNNVFFLLNFMESYDNSHGSRRETAEALEMRIVCAAQVAEDVIEAHIRCGNTRPSRFLLDLHKAIQGMDYMRRKVTQRMDYIRTKTLNVRVRSGMLEPPTHSSTTAQSTPLLTSSMVGFDDFLNKLLDLLIRGPLSRRVIPIEGMGGIGKTTLAINAYKNPYIVQHFDVCLWATISQEYSIQKVLAQLLSCMRGSTTGTVGEVRERLYKSLFGLRYLIVLDDMWNLEDWDDMNVKSLFPDTNNGSRVVVTTRNADVANHLGDLVEMGFLDEDYSWHLFCQNAFAEQQGCPLELEETAKKIVARCKGLPLAIVVVGGHFRNSTMALSYWENVAQSILYSTDIDEQCLNVLSLSYRYLPAHLKPCFLLLGAFLEDEEINVKDVFKLWIAEGFIEHFDDIRFEDVAAYYLWELLMRNLIFVVMVDYMGNVLTFKVHDLVREMCQQTAKKEKFLPVFETSGTMMRERQIVINREVNSETITFDAPVRCLICNKGCYGINNLYNLKLLRTLSKVVSTLTSESIFQQVNLRYLKIYLAYIPSQVLHYLPSSISLLWNLQTLTIILPDQSKVIAPYGIWEMLQLRHIEVDTICLVDPLPVDEANELVMRNLYTLLKVENFRLSEEVCKRIPNVRQLELSYCDEVSSYYCPRNLGCLHQLQYLSLKFDGNSKWREFAMSLTFPSCLRELRLFSCGVDWEELTMMVGSLPHLEKLSLLQNSVIGSVWTPVEGKFCHLKILTIDGCGDLVCWNADNSHFPVLKYLYLRDLCKLIEFPSSLGEIATLEQIELRFCSASSTISAMRTLVEQEELANESLQLSVYFRGDEETMESFKNEIREEGLTSSTNLSLRLLSS; the protein is encoded by the coding sequence ATGGCTGCAGCTTTCTCAGCTCTAGTATCTCTCCAAAACAATATACTCCTTGTCGACAATCACCCCAACCATACCTTTCCCTTTGAGAAAGAACAAATTAATTCCCTTTCAAATAATGTTTTTTTCCTGTTGAATTTCATGGAAAGCTACGACAATTCTCATGGATCCAGAAGAGAAACAGCAGAAGCTTTAGAGATGCGAATTGTGTGTGCAGCTCAAGTGGCTGAAGATGTGATCGAAGCACATATCCGTTGTGGAAACACTCGACCATCTCGTTTCCTGCTGGATCTGCACAAAGCAATCCAAGGAATGGATTACATGAGGAGAAAAGTAACCCAAAGAATGGATTACATAAGGACAAAGACATTAAACGTGAGAGTGCGAAGTGGAATGTTGGAGCCGCCCACACATTCATCAACAACAGCCCAATCAACGCCTCTTCTCACCTCTTCAATGGTCGGATTTGATGATTTCTTAAATAAACTTCTGGATCTGCTCATCAGAGGTCCATTGAGTCGGCGAGTCATCCCCATCGAAGGCATGGGGGGAATCGGTAAGACTACTCTTGCCATAAATGCATATAAAAATCCATATATCGTGCAACACTTTGATGTTTGCCTTTGGGCAACAATATCTCAAGAGTATAGCATTCAGAAAGTTTTGGCACAACTCTTGTCTTGTATGAGGGGATCCACTACTGGAACAGTTGGTGAGGTGCGAGAAAGGTTATACAAGAGTTTATTCGGACTAAGGTATTTGATTGTTCTAGATGATATGTGGAACCTCGAAGATTGGGATGATATGAATGTGAAATCCTTGTTTCCGGATACAAACAATGGAAGTCGAGTTGTTGTGACTACTAGGAATGCGGATGTAGCCAATCACTTGGGCGATCTTGTTGAAATGGGTTTTCTGGATGAGGACTATAGTTGGCATCTATTTTGTCAAAATGCATTTGCAGAGCAACAAGGTTGCCCTTTAGAGTTGGAGGAAACTGCAAAGAAGATAGTAGCACGGTGCAAAGGACTTCCCCTAGCAATTGTTGTTGTCGGAGGCCATTTCAGGAACTCCACAATGGCTCTATCCTACTGGGAGAATGTAGCACAATCAATTTTGTATTCTACAGATATCGATGAGCAATGCTTGAATGTATTATCTTTGAGTTATAGATACTTGCCTGCTCATCTAAAGCCATGTTTCCTACTCCTTGGAGCATTTCTAGAAGATGAAGAGATTAATGTGAAGGATGTTTTTAAACTTTGGATCGCTGAAGGATTTATAGAACATTTTGACGATATCAGATTTGAAGATGTTGCAGCGTATTATTTGTGGGAGCTTTTGATGAGAAATCTCATATTTGTGGTTATGGTGGACTATATGGGAAACGTGCTTACATTTAAAGTACATGATCTAGTAAGAGAAATGTGCCAACAAACTGCCAAGAAAGAGAAGTTTTTACCTGTGTTTGAAACTTCAGGAACCATGATGAGGGAGCGTCAAATTGTAATCAATAGAGAGGTGAATAGTGAAACGATAACCTTTGATGCTCCAGTCCGTTGTCTGATATGCAACAAGGGTTGTTACGGTATAAACAATCTGTACAACTTGAAATTGTTGAGAACATTGAGTAAGGTTGTTTCGACATTAACAAGTGAGTCTATTTTTCAGCAAGTTAACTTGCGGTATCTTAAAATATATCTTGCTTATATCCCTAGCCAGGTTCTTCATTATCTTCCCTCGTCGATATCATTGCTTTGGAATCTGCAAACATTAACAATTATTCTACCGGATCAATCAAAAGTGATTGCACCTTATGGGATTTGGGAGATGCTACAGCTTAGGCATATTGAGGTTGACACAATTTGTCTCGTTGATCCTCTTCCTGTGGATGAAGCAAATGAGTTGGTTATGAGAAATCTATACACACTTTTGAAAGTGGAGAATTTCAGGCTTAGTGAAGAGGTTTGCAAGAGAATCCCCAATGTCAGACAACTAGAGTTATCCTATTGTGATGAAGTAAGTAGTTATTACTGTCCCCGCAATCTGGGCTGCCTCCATCAGCTGCAATACCTATCATTGAAGTTTGATGGCAATTCTAAGTGGCGTGAGTTTGCTATGAGCCTCACTTTCCCAAGTTGTCTTCGGGAGCTGCGCTTATTTAGTTGTGGTGTTGATTGGGAAGAGTTGACAATGATGGTTGGATCATTGCCGCATCTTGAAAAGCTTTCATTGCTACAAAATTCAGTCATTGGATCTGTTTGGACCCCTGTTGAGGGCAAATTCTGTCACTTGAAAATCTTGACTATTGATGGTTGTGGTGATTTAGTTTGTTGGAATGCTGACAACTCCCATTTTCCAGTCCTCAAATATCTTTATCTAAGAGATTTGTGTAAATTGATAGAGTTTCCTTCAAGCCTAGGAGAAATAGCAACGCTCGAACAGATTGAGTTGAGATTTTGCAGCGCATCTTCAACCATTTCAGCAATGAGAACATTGGTGGAACAAGAGGAGCTTGCTAATGAAAGCCTTCAACTTAGTGTATATTTCCGGGGTGACGAGG
- the LOC121756053 gene encoding E3 ubiquitin-protein ligase DZIP3-like: protein MEQTYTVEVEPVAILRWPVGAEELEEYAMMIYGWDQAAAYDGVTLKVLHFQGYDVVVRIWLVNAAATPPQSDGHVDSPEDDVLSGFKTRRCDDTDQHEEKVCCICLDDLFRGSVTTLDCSHEFHPDCIRRWLVCGENFCPLCKAPAIK, encoded by the coding sequence ATGGAACAGACATATACTGTTGAGGTTGAGCCGGTAGCAATTTTACGGTGGCCAGTGGGCGCGGAGGAGTTAGAGGAGTACGCGATGATGATATACGGTTGGGATCAAGCAGCGGCGTATGATGGAGTTACTCTTAAGGTCTTGCACTTTCAAGGCTACGACGTCGTGGTCAGGATCTGGTTGGTTAACGCCGCTGCAACGCCACCTCAATCCGACGGCCACGTGGATTCTCCCGAAGACGACGTTCTCTCCGGTTTCAAGACACGTCGCTGCGACGATACCGATCAACATGAAGAAAAAGTTTGTTGCATATGTTTGGACGATCTGTTTCGAGGATCGGTGACTACATTGGATTGCAGTCACGAGTTTCATCCCGACTGCATACGGCGGTGGCTCGTCTGCGGCGAGAACTTCTGCCCTCTCTGCAAAGCTCCGGCGATCAAGTGA
- the LOC121756055 gene encoding uncharacterized protein LOC121756055 — translation MEQTYTLEPVAILRWPVGAEELEEYATIMNSCDQAAPHDGVTLKVLDFQGYDVVVRVWLVNATATPLNPKATWIRLKSTFSPVSRHVAATIMIKMKKKFAAYASICALGHLQWLLPSNSSSEMDGYEISGC, via the exons ATGGAGCAGACATATACTCTTGAGCCGGTAGCGATTTTACGGTGGCCAGTGGGCGCGGAGGAGTTAGAGGAGTACGCGACGATTATGAACAGTTGTGATCAAGCAGCGCCGCATGATGGAGTTACTCTTAAGGTCTTGGACTTTCAAGGCTACGACGTCGTGGTCAGGGTCTGGTTGGTTAACGCCACCGCAACGCCACTCAATCCCAAGGCCACGTGGATTCGCCTGAAGTCGACATTCTCTCCTGTTTCAAGACACGTCGCCGCGACGATAATGATCAAGATGAAGAAGAAGTTTGCTGCATATGCCTCGATCTGCG CTTTAGGGCATCTCCAGTGGCTTTtgcccagcaatagctca AGTGAGATGGATGGATATGAAATTAGTGGTTGTTAA